A genome region from Geoalkalibacter ferrihydriticus DSM 17813 includes the following:
- the argB gene encoding acetylglutamate kinase, whose translation MQELIAKANVLLEALPWIKRFSGATIVIKYGGNAMVEEHLKESFAQDIILMKFIGLNPVVVHGGGPQIGKLLAALGKESHFVQGMRVTDRETMDVVEMVLGGQVNKEIVNNINRHGGKAVGLTGKDGRLIIARKMEMTQINPDTLTPEIIDIGHVGEVESVNPSIIEALEKSNFIPVIAPIGVGLSGETYNINADLVAGRIAGALRAEKLILLTDVEGVKDRDGRLISTIDIDRVPDLINNGTITGGMIPKLNCCVDAVEEGVHKAHIIDGRMEHACLLEIFTDQGVGTAVARFAK comes from the coding sequence ATGCAGGAACTCATCGCCAAAGCCAACGTTCTGCTTGAAGCCCTGCCCTGGATCAAGCGCTTCTCCGGTGCCACCATCGTCATCAAATATGGCGGCAACGCCATGGTTGAGGAGCACCTTAAGGAGAGCTTCGCCCAGGATATCATCCTCATGAAGTTCATCGGTCTCAACCCCGTCGTGGTGCACGGCGGCGGGCCGCAGATCGGCAAGCTGCTCGCGGCGCTGGGCAAAGAGTCGCATTTTGTGCAGGGCATGCGGGTCACTGATCGCGAAACCATGGACGTCGTAGAAATGGTTCTCGGCGGCCAGGTCAACAAGGAAATCGTCAACAACATCAACCGCCACGGCGGCAAGGCGGTGGGTCTCACCGGCAAGGACGGCCGCCTGATCATCGCGCGCAAAATGGAGATGACCCAGATCAACCCCGACACCCTGACTCCGGAGATCATCGACATCGGGCACGTCGGCGAGGTCGAGAGCGTCAATCCTTCCATCATCGAAGCACTGGAAAAAAGCAATTTCATTCCCGTCATCGCTCCTATCGGCGTCGGCCTCAGCGGCGAGACTTACAACATCAACGCCGACCTGGTTGCGGGTCGCATCGCCGGCGCCCTGCGCGCCGAAAAACTCATCCTGCTTACCGATGTGGAGGGCGTCAAGGATCGGGACGGGCGGCTTATTTCAACCATCGACATAGATCGCGTGCCCGACCTGATCAACAACGGCACCATCACCGGAGGCATGATCCCCAAGCTCAACTGCTGCGTTGATGCCGTCGAAGAAGGCGTCCACAAGGCTCATATCATCGACGGTCGCATGGAACACGCCTGCCTGCTGGAAATCTTCACCGATCAGGGCGTCGGAACCGCCGTGGCGAGGTTCGCAAAATGA
- a CDS encoding acetylornithine transaminase, whose protein sequence is MNNSAQWIERADRHIARTYGRYPLVAARGKGCRLWDVDGKSYLDFLAGVAVNNLGHCHPKVVKALQEQAAQLLHVSNYFHIPAQIELAEILCRHSFGDRVFFCNSGAEANEAAMKLVRKYSREAHGENRFEVITALASFHGRTIGTIAATGQDKVRVGFEPVVPGFKYVPFGDIHALRAAISPNTCAVMLEPVQGEGGVNLPPAGYLQAVRELCDEKGLLLVFDEVQVGCGRTGSLFAYEQEGVEPDIMTLAKALAGGPPIGAMIYREKFVDSLGPGTHGSTFGGNPLMTAAGIAAMTTLLEDGVLDNCRAMGAYLAERLAEFKKRYAFVVEVRGRGLIYGMELSIEGGDIVKQCLERGLLLNCTMGKILRFLPPLIVTREEIDEALDILDGVLREI, encoded by the coding sequence ATGAATAATTCCGCGCAATGGATCGAAAGAGCCGACCGGCATATCGCCAGAACCTACGGTCGCTACCCTCTGGTGGCGGCGCGCGGCAAAGGCTGCCGGCTATGGGACGTGGACGGCAAGAGCTACCTTGATTTTCTCGCCGGCGTCGCAGTCAACAACCTCGGCCACTGCCACCCCAAGGTGGTCAAGGCCCTGCAGGAGCAGGCCGCGCAATTGCTGCATGTTTCCAACTATTTCCATATCCCGGCGCAGATTGAACTGGCCGAAATTCTCTGTCGCCATTCCTTTGGCGACCGGGTATTCTTCTGCAATTCGGGGGCGGAGGCCAACGAAGCGGCCATGAAACTGGTGCGCAAATACAGCCGTGAGGCCCATGGAGAAAACCGCTTCGAGGTGATCACCGCCCTGGCCTCCTTTCACGGCCGCACCATCGGCACCATCGCCGCCACCGGCCAGGACAAGGTCCGAGTCGGCTTTGAACCGGTGGTGCCGGGTTTCAAATATGTGCCTTTCGGCGACATTCACGCCCTGCGCGCCGCAATCTCGCCCAATACCTGTGCCGTCATGCTCGAGCCGGTCCAGGGGGAAGGTGGAGTCAACCTGCCGCCTGCAGGCTATCTGCAGGCCGTGCGGGAACTTTGCGATGAAAAAGGGCTACTGCTGGTGTTTGACGAAGTGCAGGTCGGCTGCGGCCGCACCGGCAGCCTTTTTGCCTACGAGCAGGAAGGGGTCGAACCCGACATCATGACCCTGGCCAAAGCCCTGGCGGGGGGGCCGCCCATCGGTGCCATGATTTACCGGGAAAAATTTGTCGACAGCCTGGGTCCCGGCACCCACGGTTCGACCTTCGGCGGCAATCCCCTGATGACCGCCGCCGGCATCGCGGCCATGACGACCCTCCTCGAAGACGGCGTCCTCGACAACTGCCGGGCCATGGGCGCTTATCTGGCAGAGCGACTCGCAGAGTTCAAGAAGCGCTATGCCTTCGTCGTCGAGGTGCGCGGACGCGGCCTCATTTACGGCATGGAACTCTCCATTGAAGGTGGCGACATCGTGAAGCAATGCCTGGAGCGCGGCCTGTTGCTCAACTGCACCATGGGCAAGATTCTGCGCTTTCTGCCGCCGCTGATCGTGACCCGGGAAGAAATCGACGAGGCACTGGATATCCTCGACGGCGTCTTGCGGGAAATCTAA